ATCCTGCTCGAGCTGATCGAGCACTTCCGTGCCGACCACGTGATGTCGTTCTCCTGGGGCGGCGCCTGCACCCTGCTGGCGCTGGCGCACCAGCCGCGGCTGGTGAAGAAGGCCATCGTCAGTTCGTTCTCGCCAGTGATCAACGAACCGATGCGCGACTACCTGGAGCGTGGCTGCCAGTTCCTGGCCGCCTGCGACCGCTACCAGGTGGGTAACCTGGTCAACGACACCATCGGCAAGCACCTGCCGTCGCTGTTCAAGCGCTTCAACTACCGGCATGTCAGCAGCCTGGACAGCCACGAGTACGCGCAGATGCACTTCCACATCAACCAGGTGCTCGAGCACGACCTGGACCGGGCTTTGAAGGCGGCGCGCAACATCGACATCCCGGTGCTGTTCATCAACGGCGACCGTGACGAGTACACCACCGTCGAGGACGCGCGCCAGTTCAGCCAGCATGTGGGGCAGAGCCACTTCAGCGTGATCCGCGACGCCGGCCACTTCCTCGACATGGAGCACAAGGGCGCCTGCGAGGATACCCGCTCGGCCATGCTTGGTTTCCTCAAGCCGACCGTGCGCGAAGCCCGTCAACGCTACACACCGGTACACGCGCAGCATGCACTGGCTATCTGAGCGCATCGGCGTCCTGTGGGCCCTGTTACCCGCGGGCTACAGGTCGCCGACAGGCTTTTTTATAACCTTGGGCTTCTAATACGGAGGGAGTTATGGTAAAAAGTCGGGCGCAAACGCGGGTATAGTTTAGTGGCAAAACGAAAGCTTCCCAAGCTTTAGTTGAGGGTTCGATTCCCTCTACCCGCTCCACATCGCATTCCCCGCATGACGTTCCGGTAACGTCATCGCTGTCAAAAGGAGCCTCGGCTCCTTTTTTCGTTTCTGCGGTTTTCCTTGATCTGGCCCATGGCCAAGCCCCGGTCGATTGGCTTGAATGCTCAGCGGCTTCAGGTGCATAAACACCTAAGCTTGTTGAAACATTTCCAAGGGACTGCCCATGTTTCTCTCCCGCTGGCTACCGGGCCTGGCCAACCTGCTGCACTACCGCCGTGAGTGGTTCCATGCCGACCTGCAGGCTGGCCTTTCCGTGGCCGCGATCCAGATCCCCATCGCCATTGCCTACGCGCAGATCGTCGGCCTGCCGCCGCAGTACGGTTTGTACGCCTGTGTGCTGCCGATGATCGTGTATGCCCTGATCGGCAGCTCGCGCCAGCTGATGGTCGGCCCCGACGCGGCCACCTGCGCGATGATCGGCGGCGCGGTGGCGCCCCTGGCCATGGGCGACTCGCACCGCATCGCCGAACTGTCGGTCATCGTCACCGTGTTGGTGGGTGCGATGCTGATCGCCGCCGGGGTGGCGCGGGCCGGGTTCATCGCCAGCTTCTTCTCGCGGCCGATCCTGATCGGCTACCTCAACGGCATCGGCCTGAGCCTGATCGCCGGGCAGTTGTCGAAGGTGGTGGGGTTCAAGATCGAGGGCGACGGGTTCATTCTCAGCCTTTTCAACCTGCTCCAGCGCCTGGGCGAGATCCACTGGCTGAGCCTGGCCATCGGCCTCGTCGGGTTGGGCCTGCTGATCGGGTTGCCACGCCGCTTCCCGCGCCTGCCGGCGGCGCTGGTCACCGTGGTGGTGTTCACTGCGCTGGCCGGCCTGTTCGGCTGGGACCGCTTGGGTGTGGCGATCCTCGGCCCGGTACCGGCGGGCATCCCACAGCTGGCCTGGCCACAGAGCAATCTGGCGGAAACCAAGAGCCTGCTGCGTGACGCCCTGGGTATCGCCACCATCAGTTTCTGCAGCGCCATGCTCACCGCCCGCAGCTTCGCCGCCCGGCACGGCTATGCGATCAACGCCAACCATGAATTCGTCGCCCTGGGGGTGAGCAACCTGGCCGCCGGCGTGTCCCAGGGCTTCGCCATCAGCGGCGCCGACTCGCGCACGGCGGTCAACGACATGGTCGGCGGCAAGAGCCAGCTAGTGGGGATCATCGCCGCCCTGGTGATCGCCCTGATCCTGCTGTTCTTCACCGCGCCCATGGCCTGGATCCCCCAGCCCGCGCTGGGCGCCGTGCTGCTGATGGCCGGCTGGGGGCT
This genomic stretch from Pseudomonas entomophila L48 harbors:
- a CDS encoding alpha/beta fold hydrolase, producing MRPEIAVLDIQGQYRVYTEFHRAQGAEKTIILINGSLATTASFAQTVRNLHPQFNVVLYDQPYAGKSKPHNRQERLLTKETEAHILLELIEHFRADHVMSFSWGGACTLLALAHQPRLVKKAIVSSFSPVINEPMRDYLERGCQFLAACDRYQVGNLVNDTIGKHLPSLFKRFNYRHVSSLDSHEYAQMHFHINQVLEHDLDRALKAARNIDIPVLFINGDRDEYTTVEDARQFSQHVGQSHFSVIRDAGHFLDMEHKGACEDTRSAMLGFLKPTVREARQRYTPVHAQHALAI
- a CDS encoding SulP family inorganic anion transporter, producing MFLSRWLPGLANLLHYRREWFHADLQAGLSVAAIQIPIAIAYAQIVGLPPQYGLYACVLPMIVYALIGSSRQLMVGPDAATCAMIGGAVAPLAMGDSHRIAELSVIVTVLVGAMLIAAGVARAGFIASFFSRPILIGYLNGIGLSLIAGQLSKVVGFKIEGDGFILSLFNLLQRLGEIHWLSLAIGLVGLGLLIGLPRRFPRLPAALVTVVVFTALAGLFGWDRLGVAILGPVPAGIPQLAWPQSNLAETKSLLRDALGIATISFCSAMLTARSFAARHGYAINANHEFVALGVSNLAAGVSQGFAISGADSRTAVNDMVGGKSQLVGIIAALVIALILLFFTAPMAWIPQPALGAVLLMAGWGLIDVRSLKTIRRLSRFEFWLCLLTTVGVLGLGVLPGIVFAVTLAILRLLYSIYQPTDAVLGWLPGVDGQVDVRQHKDARTLPGLVVYRFDDAILFFNADYFKMRLLEAVQGEQQVQVVLFDAEAVTSIDVSGIAALREVRDTLAAQGIHFAIARARGTFLRMLVRSGMAREMEDKLLFGSVRAGIRAYRVWRNRNRQVVARD